A DNA window from Malus domestica chromosome 12, GDT2T_hap1 contains the following coding sequences:
- the LOC103413455 gene encoding protein DETOXIFICATION 21-like isoform X2 produces MASALETLCGQSYGAKQYNMLGIHLQRSWIVLFVSTCLLIPLFVFTTPIFEALGQAENISEIAGHISLWVIPVLFAFVVSFTCQMYLQAQSKNMIIAYVSAISIGIHIFLCWLLSVKFKFGVPGVMVSTLIAYWLPNLGQLLFVLCGGCPETWTGFSMLAFTDLWDVLKLSLSSGVMLCLELWYNTILVLLTGNMENAEVSIDALSICLNIVGWEMMISLGFLAAASVRVSNELGRGSSKAAKFSIVVIVSISVGIGLVLFVLFLFLREQLAYIFTDDEAVAEMVAELSPLLAFSILLNSVQPVLSGVALGAGWQKYVAYVNLACYYIVGIPVGVVLGYPLKMQVEGVWIGMLFGTLVQTIVLIILTYKTDWDKQVEIARNRVNRWDRTNNRESNTDT; encoded by the exons ATGGCAAGTGCGCTGGAAACTCTCTGTGGTCAATCGTATGGTGCAAAACAGTACAACATGCTTGGGATACATCTTCAGAGGTCATGGATAGTACTGTTTGTAAGCACATGCTTGCTTATTCCTCTTTTCGTCTTTACAACCCCGATCTTTGAGGCTTTAGGCCAAGCAGAAAACATTTCAGAAATTGCAGGACATATTTCTCTATGGGTAATCCCTGTGCTTTTTGCATTTGTGGTATCATTTACTTGCCAAATGTACTTACAAGCGCAAAGCAAAAATATGATCATTGCATATGTGTCAGCGATTTCAATTGGAATCCACATCTTTCTTTGCTGGCTTTTGAGTGTGAAATTTAAGTTTGGGGTTCCCGGTGTAATGGTGTCAACGCTTATAGCATATTGGTTACCCAACCTGGGTCAGCTTTTGTTTGTTCTATGTGGAGGATGCCCCGAAACATGGACAGGCTTCTCTATGTTAGCTTTTACTGATCTCTGGGATGTCCTCAAGCTTTCTCTGTCATCTGGCGTTATGCTTTG TCTCGAGCTTTGGTACAACACAATCTTGGTCCTTTTAACGGGAAACATGGAAAATGCTGAAGTTTCTATCGATGCCCTATCTATTTG CCTTAACATCGTCGGGTGGGAAATGATGATATCTCTCGGTTTCCTCGCTGCAGCAAG TGTACGGGTGTCGAATGAGCTTGGAAGGGGTAGCTCAAAGGCGGCAAAGTTCTCGATTGTAGTTATTGTGTCGATCTCAGTAGGCATTGGATTGGTGCTTTTCGTGCTTTTCTTGTTCTTGAGGGAACAACTTGCATACATTTTCACCGACGATGAGGCAGTAGCTGAAATGGTGGCTGAGTTGTCTCCTTTGTTGGCCTTCTCCATACTGTTGAACAGCGTTCAACCCGTGCTCTCTG GAGTTGCTCTGGGAGCTGGATGGCAGAAATATGTAGCATATGTGAACCTAGCCTGCTATTACATCGTAGGGATTCCTGTTGGAGTTGTGCTTGGTTATCCTCTAAAAATGCAAGTCGAA GGTGTTTGGATTGGAATGTTGTTTGGAACATTGGTCCAAACTATTGTGCTAATCATACTCACCTACAAGACTGATTGGGATAAACAG GTAGAAATAGCTCGCAATCGCGTTAACAGGTGGGATCGAACAAATAACAGAGAATCGAACACCGACACGTGA
- the LOC103413455 gene encoding protein DETOXIFICATION 21-like isoform X1, with translation MGEEIKGSLLVKETGVGEEEARIIDGDEELSLKRRVWIETKKMWVVAGPAIFTRVASFGTNVISQAFIGHIGSAQLAAFSLVFTVLVRFANGILLGMASALETLCGQSYGAKQYNMLGIHLQRSWIVLFVSTCLLIPLFVFTTPIFEALGQAENISEIAGHISLWVIPVLFAFVVSFTCQMYLQAQSKNMIIAYVSAISIGIHIFLCWLLSVKFKFGVPGVMVSTLIAYWLPNLGQLLFVLCGGCPETWTGFSMLAFTDLWDVLKLSLSSGVMLCLELWYNTILVLLTGNMENAEVSIDALSICLNIVGWEMMISLGFLAAASVRVSNELGRGSSKAAKFSIVVIVSISVGIGLVLFVLFLFLREQLAYIFTDDEAVAEMVAELSPLLAFSILLNSVQPVLSGVALGAGWQKYVAYVNLACYYIVGIPVGVVLGYPLKMQVEGVWIGMLFGTLVQTIVLIILTYKTDWDKQVEIARNRVNRWDRTNNRESNTDT, from the exons ATGGGAGAAGAGATTAAAGGGAGTCTCTTGGTAAAAGAGACTGGTGTTGGAGAAGAAGAGGCTAGAATTATTGATGGCGATGAAGAATTGTCACTGAAAAGAAGAGTATGGATTGAAACCAAGAAGATGTGGGTGGTGGCTGGCCCTGCTATATTCACCAGAGTTGCGAGTTTCGGAACAAATGTTATCAGTCAAGCGTTTATCGGTCACATTGGTTCTGCGCAGCTAGCGGCTTTTTCACTCGTGTTCACCGTACTTGTCAGGTTCGCAAATGGCATCTTG CTTGGCATGGCAAGTGCGCTGGAAACTCTCTGTGGTCAATCGTATGGTGCAAAACAGTACAACATGCTTGGGATACATCTTCAGAGGTCATGGATAGTACTGTTTGTAAGCACATGCTTGCTTATTCCTCTTTTCGTCTTTACAACCCCGATCTTTGAGGCTTTAGGCCAAGCAGAAAACATTTCAGAAATTGCAGGACATATTTCTCTATGGGTAATCCCTGTGCTTTTTGCATTTGTGGTATCATTTACTTGCCAAATGTACTTACAAGCGCAAAGCAAAAATATGATCATTGCATATGTGTCAGCGATTTCAATTGGAATCCACATCTTTCTTTGCTGGCTTTTGAGTGTGAAATTTAAGTTTGGGGTTCCCGGTGTAATGGTGTCAACGCTTATAGCATATTGGTTACCCAACCTGGGTCAGCTTTTGTTTGTTCTATGTGGAGGATGCCCCGAAACATGGACAGGCTTCTCTATGTTAGCTTTTACTGATCTCTGGGATGTCCTCAAGCTTTCTCTGTCATCTGGCGTTATGCTTTG TCTCGAGCTTTGGTACAACACAATCTTGGTCCTTTTAACGGGAAACATGGAAAATGCTGAAGTTTCTATCGATGCCCTATCTATTTG CCTTAACATCGTCGGGTGGGAAATGATGATATCTCTCGGTTTCCTCGCTGCAGCAAG TGTACGGGTGTCGAATGAGCTTGGAAGGGGTAGCTCAAAGGCGGCAAAGTTCTCGATTGTAGTTATTGTGTCGATCTCAGTAGGCATTGGATTGGTGCTTTTCGTGCTTTTCTTGTTCTTGAGGGAACAACTTGCATACATTTTCACCGACGATGAGGCAGTAGCTGAAATGGTGGCTGAGTTGTCTCCTTTGTTGGCCTTCTCCATACTGTTGAACAGCGTTCAACCCGTGCTCTCTG GAGTTGCTCTGGGAGCTGGATGGCAGAAATATGTAGCATATGTGAACCTAGCCTGCTATTACATCGTAGGGATTCCTGTTGGAGTTGTGCTTGGTTATCCTCTAAAAATGCAAGTCGAA GGTGTTTGGATTGGAATGTTGTTTGGAACATTGGTCCAAACTATTGTGCTAATCATACTCACCTACAAGACTGATTGGGATAAACAG GTAGAAATAGCTCGCAATCGCGTTAACAGGTGGGATCGAACAAATAACAGAGAATCGAACACCGACACGTGA